A genome region from Micromonospora peucetia includes the following:
- the argJ gene encoding bifunctional glutamate N-acetyltransferase/amino-acid acetyltransferase ArgJ produces the protein MSVTTPRGFRAAGVAAGLKASGASDIALVVNDGPDAGVAGVFTANRVKAAPVLWTQQVVRGGVARAVVLNSGGANACTGPAGFQDTHATAEHTAAALTSASPRLMLGAADVAVCSTGLIGERLPMQKLLPGVRSAIRRLSRDGGPTAAEAIMTTDTRPKTTVARGSGWTVGGMAKGAGMLAPAMATMLCVLTTDAVAGPEALDAALREACRVTFDRIDSDGCMSTNDTVLLLSSGASGIAPTGAELTAAVTAAAHDLAQQLIADAEGATKQIAIDVVGAASEEDAVEVGRSVARNNLVKTALFGNDPNWGRILAAVGTTAAAFEPDGIDVAVNGIWVCRSGAAAEDRSKVDLTGRDVTLRIDLHAGAAEATIWTNDLSHAYVHENSAYST, from the coding sequence GTGAGTGTCACGACTCCGCGGGGGTTCCGGGCGGCCGGGGTGGCCGCCGGGCTCAAGGCCAGCGGCGCGAGCGACATCGCGCTGGTCGTCAACGACGGCCCGGATGCCGGCGTCGCGGGCGTGTTCACCGCCAACAGGGTGAAGGCCGCGCCGGTGCTCTGGACCCAGCAGGTGGTGCGCGGCGGCGTCGCCCGCGCCGTGGTGCTCAACTCCGGCGGCGCCAACGCCTGCACGGGGCCGGCCGGGTTCCAGGACACCCACGCCACCGCCGAGCACACCGCCGCCGCGCTCACCTCGGCCAGTCCGCGGCTGATGCTCGGCGCCGCCGACGTGGCGGTCTGCTCGACCGGCCTGATCGGCGAGCGGCTGCCGATGCAGAAGCTGCTCCCCGGCGTACGCTCGGCGATCCGCCGGCTGTCGCGCGACGGCGGCCCGACGGCCGCCGAGGCCATCATGACCACGGACACCCGGCCCAAGACCACGGTGGCCCGGGGCAGCGGCTGGACCGTCGGCGGCATGGCCAAGGGCGCCGGCATGCTCGCCCCGGCGATGGCCACCATGCTCTGCGTGCTGACCACCGACGCGGTGGCCGGGCCGGAGGCCCTCGACGCCGCCCTGCGCGAGGCGTGCCGGGTCACCTTCGACCGGATCGACTCCGACGGCTGCATGTCGACCAACGACACGGTGCTGCTGCTGTCCAGCGGCGCGAGCGGCATCGCGCCGACCGGGGCCGAGTTGACGGCCGCGGTCACCGCCGCCGCCCACGACCTGGCCCAGCAGCTCATCGCCGACGCCGAGGGCGCCACCAAGCAGATCGCCATCGACGTCGTCGGCGCGGCGAGCGAGGAGGACGCGGTCGAGGTGGGGCGGTCTGTGGCCCGCAACAACCTGGTCAAGACCGCACTGTTCGGCAACGACCCGAACTGGGGCCGGATCCTCGCGGCCGTCGGCACCACCGCCGCCGCGTTCGAGCCCGACGGCATCGACGTCGCGGTCAACGGAATCTGGGTGTGCCGCTCCGGCGCCGCGGCCGAGGACCGGTCGAAGGTCGACCTGACCGGGCGGGACGTCACCCTCCGGATCGACCTGCACGCCGGTGCCGCCGAGGCCACGATCTGGACCAACGACCTGTCCCACGCGTACGTGCACGAGAACTCGGCCTACTCGACATGA
- a CDS encoding glycosyltransferase family 2 protein: protein MRPRVSVIVPVYDEGEAILRCLERMLREMLLPAEVLVVHDMPEDTTVPYVEEVARTDPRVRAVLNTYGRGPANAIRFGIDAALAPVVVVTMADGCDDPRQIDELARLVDRGVVVAAASRYMPGGQQVGGPRLKRMMSRWAGRSLYTLARVGTRDATNSFKAYDTTFVREVGIESRTGFEIGLELTAKATRLRLPVAEIPTIWLDRPLGESHFDLGRFLPGYLRWYFFAYGRRLSREKLAGRAAPTGVVPGQRDPQGSTKFEKTA, encoded by the coding sequence GTGAGGCCCCGGGTATCGGTGATCGTCCCGGTCTACGACGAGGGCGAGGCGATCCTGCGCTGCCTGGAGCGGATGCTCCGGGAGATGCTGCTGCCCGCCGAGGTGCTGGTCGTGCACGACATGCCCGAGGACACCACCGTGCCGTACGTCGAGGAGGTCGCCCGCACCGATCCGCGGGTACGGGCGGTGCTCAACACCTACGGCCGCGGTCCGGCCAACGCGATCCGGTTCGGCATCGACGCGGCGCTCGCCCCGGTCGTGGTGGTGACCATGGCCGACGGCTGTGACGACCCCCGCCAGATCGACGAGCTGGCCCGGCTGGTCGACCGGGGGGTGGTGGTGGCCGCCGCGTCCCGTTACATGCCCGGCGGCCAGCAGGTCGGCGGGCCCCGGCTGAAGCGGATGATGTCGCGCTGGGCGGGGCGCAGCCTCTACACCCTCGCCCGGGTCGGCACCCGCGACGCCACCAACAGCTTCAAGGCGTACGACACCACGTTCGTCCGCGAGGTGGGGATCGAGTCGCGGACCGGCTTCGAGATCGGGCTGGAGTTGACCGCGAAGGCGACCCGGCTGCGGCTGCCGGTGGCCGAGATCCCCACGATCTGGCTGGACCGGCCGCTGGGGGAGTCCCACTTCGACCTGGGTCGTTTCCTGCCCGGCTACCTGCGCTGGTATTTCTTCGCATACGGTCGACGGCTGAGTCGGGAGAAGCTGGCCGGGCGTGCCGCCCCGACCGGGGTCGTACCCGGCCAGCGCGACCCGCAGGGCAGCACCAAGTTCGAGAAGACCGCATAG
- the argB gene encoding acetylglutamate kinase, translating to MSLSTDVTRAQVKAATLIEALPWLARFSGSTVVVKYGGNAMIDPELQRAFAADMVFLRYAGLRPVVVHGGGPQISAMLARLGIASEFRGGLRVTTPEAMDVVRMVLVGQVGRGLVGLINAHGPFAVGLSGEDAGLFTAVRRPAYVDGQPVDVGQVGDVESVDVSAVSDLIAAGRIPVISTVAPDADGVLHNLNADTAAAALAVALDARKLVVLTDVPGLYADWPDTSSLVSEITVDELAALLPSLESGMVPKMEACLRAVRDGVPAAHVVDGRVAHSTLLEVFTSEGFGTMVVSARSAGAERPSPAVANREGSVSARSAGAERPSPAVANKEDSVSARAVSTSPAVVNQEGTVAG from the coding sequence ATGAGCCTCTCCACCGACGTCACCCGTGCCCAGGTCAAGGCGGCCACGCTGATCGAGGCGCTGCCCTGGCTGGCCCGCTTCTCCGGCTCGACCGTCGTGGTCAAGTACGGCGGCAACGCCATGATCGATCCCGAGCTCCAGCGGGCCTTCGCCGCCGACATGGTCTTCCTGCGCTACGCCGGCCTCCGGCCGGTCGTGGTGCACGGCGGCGGCCCGCAGATCTCCGCCATGCTCGCCCGGCTGGGCATCGCCAGCGAGTTCCGGGGCGGCCTGCGGGTCACCACCCCGGAGGCGATGGACGTGGTCCGGATGGTCCTGGTCGGCCAGGTGGGCCGGGGACTGGTCGGCCTGATCAACGCCCACGGCCCGTTCGCGGTGGGTCTCTCCGGCGAGGACGCCGGGCTGTTCACCGCCGTGCGGCGGCCCGCGTACGTGGACGGGCAACCGGTCGACGTCGGGCAGGTGGGCGACGTCGAGTCGGTCGACGTCTCGGCGGTCAGCGACCTGATCGCGGCCGGCCGCATCCCGGTGATCTCCACCGTGGCGCCCGACGCCGACGGGGTGCTGCACAACCTGAACGCCGACACCGCCGCCGCCGCGCTCGCCGTCGCCCTCGACGCCCGCAAGCTGGTCGTCCTCACCGACGTGCCGGGCCTCTACGCCGACTGGCCCGACACCTCCAGCCTGGTCAGCGAGATCACCGTCGACGAGCTGGCGGCGCTGCTGCCGTCGTTGGAAAGCGGCATGGTGCCCAAGATGGAGGCGTGCCTGCGGGCGGTGCGGGACGGGGTACCCGCCGCGCACGTCGTCGACGGTCGGGTCGCCCACTCCACGCTGCTGGAGGTCTTCACCTCGGAAGGATTCGGAACCATGGTCGTGAGCGCGAGGAGTGCGGGAGCGGAGCGACCAAGCCCCGCAGTCGCGAACAGGGAGGGCTCCGTGAGCGCGAGGAGTGCGGGAGCGGAGCGACCAAGCCCCGCAGTCGCGAACAAAGAGGACTCCGTGAGCGCGAGGGCCGTCTCCACGAGCCCCGCAGTCGTCAACCAGGAAGGCACGGTCGCCGGATGA
- the argC gene encoding N-acetyl-gamma-glutamyl-phosphate reductase — translation MSIRVAVAGASGYAGGELIRLVAGHPEFDLVAATAHSQAGHRLDVVHPQLAGLDMVLGETDAATLADADLVFLALPHGQSAALAAQLSPEVRVVDLGADHRLADPYAWANYYGGTHAGPWTYGLPELPGQRELIAGATRVASTGCYAAAIILALAPLIAAGAASPADVVVVAASGTSGAGKAAKPHLLGSEVMGDLSPYRVGTHQHVPEIKQATGATGLSLTPVLAPMPRGILATVTAVPARGVDPRAVLAEAYADSPFVHVLPEGAWPHTAATLGSNSCHLQATVDVDSRRMIVLSALDNLGKGAAGQAVQNANLMYGLPETTGLSVWGIAP, via the coding sequence ATGAGTATCCGAGTCGCGGTCGCCGGGGCGAGCGGTTACGCCGGGGGCGAGCTGATCCGCCTGGTCGCCGGGCACCCGGAGTTCGACCTGGTCGCCGCCACCGCGCACAGCCAGGCCGGGCACCGGCTCGACGTCGTACATCCGCAGCTGGCCGGCCTGGACATGGTCCTCGGCGAGACGGACGCGGCGACGCTGGCAGACGCGGACCTGGTCTTCCTGGCCCTGCCGCACGGCCAGTCGGCGGCGCTGGCAGCCCAGCTTTCGCCTGAGGTCCGCGTCGTCGACCTCGGCGCCGACCACCGCCTCGCCGACCCGTACGCCTGGGCCAACTACTACGGCGGCACGCACGCCGGCCCGTGGACCTACGGCCTGCCCGAACTGCCCGGCCAGCGGGAGCTGATCGCCGGCGCCACCCGGGTGGCGAGCACCGGCTGCTACGCCGCCGCGATCATCCTGGCCCTCGCCCCGCTGATCGCCGCCGGCGCCGCCTCCCCGGCCGACGTGGTGGTCGTCGCCGCCTCCGGCACCTCCGGCGCCGGCAAGGCGGCCAAGCCGCACCTGCTCGGCAGCGAGGTGATGGGAGACCTGTCGCCCTACCGCGTGGGCACCCACCAGCACGTCCCGGAGATCAAGCAGGCCACCGGCGCGACCGGCCTGTCGCTCACGCCGGTGCTCGCACCGATGCCCCGGGGCATCCTCGCCACTGTGACCGCCGTGCCGGCCCGGGGCGTCGACCCGCGGGCGGTGCTCGCCGAGGCGTACGCGGACTCGCCCTTCGTGCACGTCCTGCCGGAGGGGGCCTGGCCGCACACCGCCGCCACCCTCGGCTCCAACTCGTGTCACCTACAGGCCACGGTCGACGTCGACTCGCGCCGGATGATCGTGCTCAGCGCGCTGGACAACCTCGGCAAGGGCGCCGCCGGCCAGGCCGTGCAGAACGCCAACCTCATGTACGGCCTTCCGGAGACGACGGGCCTGTCCGTCTGGGGGATCGCACCGTGA
- a CDS encoding ABC transporter ATP-binding protein, which produces MTGPRLAPRRAVRHARAALGITWRAAPTGTAADLLLAILAGVTPVLVAALTKLVLDRLSGGRPADASLALLGVGLAVTAAAGVVLPHLRGYVEKERIRAVSRLVRRRLYDAVLRLVGLVRLEDPEFQDRLQAAQQTGHLGPTQLTGNALGAVQSLLALSGFLGVLLVLSPTIGLLVLAAALPTLWMQLRLNRARVAMVLHLEHFQRRDFFFAQLLVGVPAAKEVRLFGLGRFFGDRMLDELHGMHRVEQRLDRRELWAQGLLGLLGAGVAGAGVVYTVTAAAGGRLTAGDVVLYLAAVPGVQGALGGLVGQFGAIHQALLLFDHYDQVIRAEPDLPAPPTARPVPPLRDGIELRDVWFRYSPRHPWVLRGVDLFLPAGGTTALVGLNGAGKSTLVKLLCRFYDPERGTIRWDGTDLREFDPAELRQRLGAVFQDFMPYDLSAAENIALGDLDARDDPDRLRAAARQAGIDEALTALPRGYDTLLTRIFFDGPDRDDPQAGVVLSGGQWQRVALARGFLRADRDLLILDEPSSGLDAEAEHDLHTRLRELRRGRTSLLISHRLNAVRDADTIVVLADGRIAECGRHDELLAAGGGYARLFTLQARGYREDAAAPV; this is translated from the coding sequence GTGACCGGGCCCCGACTGGCGCCCCGCCGGGCCGTCCGGCACGCCCGGGCGGCCCTGGGGATCACCTGGCGGGCGGCCCCCACGGGCACCGCAGCCGACCTGCTGCTGGCGATCCTCGCCGGGGTGACACCGGTGCTCGTTGCCGCGCTGACCAAGCTCGTCCTGGACCGCCTGTCCGGCGGCCGTCCCGCGGACGCGTCGCTGGCCCTGCTCGGCGTCGGGCTCGCGGTCACCGCCGCGGCGGGCGTCGTCCTGCCCCACCTGCGCGGGTACGTGGAGAAGGAGCGCATCCGGGCGGTGTCCCGGCTGGTGCGTCGGAGGTTGTACGACGCGGTGCTGCGCCTGGTCGGTCTGGTCCGGCTGGAGGACCCGGAGTTCCAGGACCGGTTGCAGGCCGCCCAGCAGACCGGTCACCTGGGGCCGACCCAGCTCACCGGCAACGCCCTCGGCGCGGTGCAGAGCCTGCTCGCGCTCAGCGGCTTCCTCGGCGTCCTGCTGGTGCTCAGCCCAACCATCGGTCTGCTGGTGCTGGCGGCGGCGTTGCCCACACTCTGGATGCAACTGCGCCTCAACCGGGCTCGGGTGGCGATGGTGCTGCACCTGGAGCACTTCCAGCGGCGTGACTTCTTCTTCGCCCAGTTGCTGGTGGGCGTGCCGGCCGCCAAGGAGGTCAGGCTCTTCGGCCTCGGCCGGTTCTTCGGCGACCGGATGCTCGACGAACTGCACGGCATGCACCGGGTGGAGCAGCGGCTGGACCGCCGCGAGCTGTGGGCCCAGGGCCTGCTCGGCCTGCTCGGCGCCGGGGTGGCGGGGGCGGGCGTGGTCTACACCGTCACGGCTGCCGCCGGTGGTCGGCTCACCGCCGGCGACGTGGTGCTCTACCTGGCGGCCGTGCCCGGGGTCCAGGGTGCGCTGGGCGGGCTGGTCGGCCAGTTCGGCGCGATCCACCAGGCACTGCTCCTGTTCGATCACTACGACCAGGTCATCCGGGCCGAGCCCGACCTGCCGGCGCCGCCCACCGCCCGGCCGGTGCCGCCGCTGCGGGACGGCATCGAGCTGCGTGACGTCTGGTTCCGGTACTCGCCGCGGCATCCCTGGGTGCTGCGCGGGGTCGACCTGTTCCTGCCGGCCGGCGGGACCACCGCGCTGGTCGGGCTGAACGGCGCCGGAAAGAGCACGCTGGTCAAGCTGCTCTGCCGGTTCTACGACCCGGAGCGCGGCACGATCCGGTGGGACGGGACCGACCTGCGTGAGTTCGACCCGGCGGAGCTGCGGCAGCGGCTGGGCGCGGTGTTCCAGGACTTCATGCCGTACGACCTCTCCGCCGCGGAGAACATCGCCCTCGGCGACCTCGACGCCCGCGACGACCCGGACCGGCTGCGGGCCGCCGCGCGGCAGGCCGGCATCGACGAGGCCCTGACCGCGCTGCCCCGGGGCTATGACACCCTGCTCACCCGGATCTTCTTCGACGGCCCGGACCGGGACGATCCACAGGCCGGGGTGGTCCTCTCCGGCGGCCAGTGGCAGCGGGTGGCGCTGGCCCGCGGCTTCCTGCGCGCCGACCGCGACCTGCTCATCCTCGACGAGCCCAGCTCCGGCCTGGACGCCGAGGCCGAGCACGACCTGCACACCCGGCTGCGCGAGCTGCGTCGGGGGCGGACCAGCCTGCTCATCTCGCACCGGCTCAACGCCGTCCGGGACGCGGACACCATCGTGGTGCTGGCCGACGGCCGGATCGCCGAGTGTGGCCGGCACGACGAGCTGCTCGCCGCGGGCGGCGGGTATGCCCGGCTCTTCACCCTCCAGGCCCGTGGTTACCGGGAGGACGCTGCCGCGCCGGTCTGA
- a CDS encoding NAD-dependent epimerase/dehydratase family protein has product MAKVLVTGSAGFIGGYLVSELLDRGHEVVGIDDFSKYGPVTHSYDEHPRFRFVEGDARDADLLTELLDGCDHLVAGAAMIGGISYFHAYAYDLLATNERIMAASCDAAIRAHRDGRLVKVTYLSSSMVFESTGHWPSQEGDERRIPPPLSSYGFQKLAVEYYARAAWEQYQIPYTIVRPFNCVGIGEGRALGQAEVLSGNVKLAMSHVVPDLVQKIVKGQDPLHILGEGNQVRHYTYGGDLARGIATAIEHPAAHNEDFNLSTAESTTVLELAELIWRKIKGPDVPFRYVSDDPYQYDVQKRVPDVTKSREVLGFTATTSLDEMLDEVIPWVTRAVQEGRL; this is encoded by the coding sequence GTGGCGAAGGTCCTGGTAACTGGTTCGGCCGGCTTCATCGGCGGCTACCTCGTCTCCGAGTTGCTGGACCGGGGTCACGAGGTCGTCGGCATCGACGACTTCTCCAAGTACGGCCCGGTCACCCACAGCTATGACGAGCACCCCCGGTTCCGGTTCGTCGAGGGCGACGCCCGGGACGCGGACCTGCTCACCGAGCTGCTCGACGGCTGCGACCACCTGGTCGCCGGAGCGGCGATGATCGGCGGCATCTCCTACTTCCACGCGTACGCCTACGACCTGCTCGCCACCAACGAGCGGATCATGGCGGCCAGTTGCGACGCGGCGATCCGCGCCCACCGGGACGGCCGACTGGTGAAGGTCACCTACCTCTCCTCCTCGATGGTCTTCGAGTCCACCGGGCACTGGCCGAGCCAGGAGGGCGACGAGCGCCGCATCCCGCCGCCGCTGTCGTCGTACGGGTTCCAGAAGCTGGCCGTGGAGTACTACGCCCGGGCGGCCTGGGAGCAGTACCAGATCCCGTACACGATCGTGCGGCCGTTCAACTGCGTCGGCATCGGGGAGGGGCGTGCGCTGGGCCAGGCCGAGGTGCTCTCCGGCAACGTCAAGCTGGCCATGTCGCACGTCGTGCCCGACCTGGTGCAGAAGATCGTGAAGGGGCAGGACCCGCTGCACATCCTGGGTGAGGGCAACCAGGTCCGCCACTACACCTACGGCGGCGACCTGGCCCGGGGCATCGCCACGGCGATCGAGCATCCGGCGGCGCACAACGAGGACTTCAACCTCTCCACGGCCGAGTCGACCACGGTGCTGGAGCTGGCCGAGCTGATCTGGCGCAAGATCAAGGGACCGGACGTGCCGTTCCGGTACGTCTCCGACGATCCCTACCAGTACGACGTGCAGAAGCGGGTGCCGGACGTGACCAAGTCCCGGGAGGTGCTCGGCTTCACCGCGACCACCTCGCTGGACGAGATGCTCGACGAGGTGATCCCGTGGGTGACCCGGGCAGTCCAGGAGGGCCGCCTCTGA
- a CDS encoding nucleotide sugar dehydrogenase, giving the protein MSEDPPFTTVDVCIVGGCGRVGLPLGIAFASRGLSVLLYDINADAVATVNAATLPFAEPGAAEALAEAVAAGRLRATTDPASVGVSEHLVVVVGTPVDEHLNPDLGAVPRALERCAEHLRDGQLVVLRSTVYPGVTALTEKLLAGKGIRADVAFCPERIAEGRAMTELFALPQIVAARTPGALARAEKLFRHLTEQIVPLEPEEAELAKLFTNTWRYIKFATANQFWMMANDFGLDFARIRHAVAYDYPRAADLPMPGFAAGPCLFKDTMQLAAFNRNNFVLGHSAMLINEGLPLYLVSRLEERFDLSELTVGILGMAFKGGSDDPRESLAYKLRKILALKTRETLCTDPHVVDDRFVDLDEVLRRADLLVIAAPHEQYARLETDKPVIDMWGLTGQGVRV; this is encoded by the coding sequence ATGTCCGAGGATCCGCCGTTCACCACCGTGGATGTCTGCATCGTGGGCGGCTGCGGCCGGGTGGGGCTGCCGCTGGGCATCGCCTTCGCCTCGCGCGGCCTGTCCGTGCTGCTGTACGACATCAACGCCGACGCGGTCGCCACGGTCAACGCGGCCACCCTGCCCTTCGCCGAACCCGGCGCGGCCGAGGCGCTCGCGGAGGCGGTCGCCGCCGGCCGGCTGCGGGCCACCACCGACCCGGCGAGCGTCGGCGTCTCCGAGCACCTCGTCGTGGTGGTCGGCACCCCGGTCGACGAGCACCTCAATCCGGACCTGGGCGCGGTGCCCCGGGCCCTGGAGCGCTGCGCCGAGCATCTGCGCGACGGGCAGCTCGTCGTGCTGCGCAGCACCGTCTACCCCGGGGTCACCGCGCTGACCGAGAAGCTGCTCGCCGGCAAGGGCATCCGCGCCGACGTGGCGTTCTGCCCGGAGCGGATCGCCGAGGGGCGGGCGATGACGGAGCTGTTCGCGCTGCCGCAGATCGTCGCCGCCCGTACGCCGGGGGCGCTGGCCCGGGCGGAGAAGCTGTTCCGGCACCTCACCGAGCAGATCGTGCCGCTCGAACCGGAGGAGGCCGAGCTGGCGAAGCTGTTCACCAACACGTGGCGCTACATCAAGTTCGCCACCGCCAACCAGTTCTGGATGATGGCCAACGACTTCGGGCTGGACTTCGCCCGGATCCGGCACGCCGTGGCGTACGACTACCCGCGCGCGGCGGACCTGCCGATGCCCGGGTTCGCGGCCGGGCCGTGCCTGTTCAAGGACACCATGCAGCTGGCCGCGTTCAACCGGAACAACTTCGTGCTCGGCCACTCCGCCATGCTGATCAACGAAGGGCTGCCGCTCTACCTGGTGTCCCGCCTGGAGGAGCGCTTCGACCTGTCCGAGCTGACCGTGGGCATCCTCGGCATGGCCTTCAAGGGCGGCAGCGACGATCCCCGGGAGAGCCTGGCGTACAAGCTGCGCAAGATCCTGGCGCTGAAGACCCGCGAGACGCTCTGCACGGACCCCCACGTGGTCGACGACCGGTTCGTCGACCTGGATGAGGTGCTGCGCCGGGCCGACCTGCTGGTCATCGCCGCCCCGCACGAGCAGTACGCCCGCCTGGAGACCGACAAGCCGGTGATCGACATGTGGGGCCTGACCGGGCAGGGGGTGCGGGTGTGA
- a CDS encoding TlpA family protein disulfide reductase, with amino-acid sequence MALLTVAVVLVAALGLLNLVLTLGVVRRLREHTELLSDRQSQPPAVMLEAGSAPGDFVSTTVDGEVRTRADLPPMTLVAFMTPSCEHCAEQVPLLIDRARTMPGGAEHVWIVVVGKGGETEAYAAQFAGLATVFIEPGSGALPLAFGVKGYPAFGLLDERGVVASAAFGIARLDLPVAR; translated from the coding sequence ATGGCGTTGTTGACCGTCGCTGTCGTCCTCGTCGCCGCGCTCGGCCTGCTCAACCTGGTGCTGACGCTCGGCGTGGTCCGCCGGCTGCGTGAGCACACCGAGCTGCTCAGCGACAGGCAGTCCCAGCCGCCGGCCGTGATGCTGGAGGCGGGCTCCGCCCCGGGCGACTTCGTCTCCACCACGGTGGACGGCGAGGTACGTACCCGCGCCGACCTGCCGCCGATGACGCTGGTGGCGTTCATGACGCCGAGCTGCGAGCACTGCGCCGAGCAGGTCCCGCTGCTGATCGACCGGGCACGGACGATGCCCGGCGGAGCGGAGCACGTCTGGATCGTGGTGGTCGGCAAGGGTGGGGAGACCGAGGCGTACGCGGCCCAGTTCGCCGGGCTGGCGACGGTCTTCATCGAGCCGGGCAGCGGCGCGCTGCCGCTCGCGTTCGGGGTCAAGGGCTACCCGGCGTTCGGCCTGCTCGACGAGCGCGGGGTGGTCGCGTCGGCCGCGTTCGGCATCGCCCGGTTGGACCTGCCGGTAGCACGGTGA
- a CDS encoding AfsR/SARP family transcriptional regulator, translated as MELTFRILGPVRVCRDGGPLRLPPGRPTAMLVTLLLHAGVAVPVERLREELWAGPAPASAVANLRSHASQLRHLLAAPDEPARLHAQHGGYRLRVGPGELDAAEFERLAAEGHAARAAGQPAVAAPLLARALALWSAADPPPAYGPATATAFDRLRERRTAAREAYAACRLDLGDRGSPELLALLHGHLAENPLREPGWALLMTAQSRAGDPAAALETYRAASRALARELGIAPGPELTGLYRALPRRDLRPQPSAGRPAVHARDRPARVRPVLVPHELPCAAAPFVGRRAELTRLRTALTGAREYPVTVTAYGMAGVGKSALGLRAAVAVLEAFPDGQLHLDLGGSVAGTPLPPAEVAARVLRSFRDAAGEPEPVGLAEARARVRSLLFGRRVLLVLDNAADPAQVDGLLPARGGCALLVTSRCPVPDGDTRPLRVDPLPPGDGLALLRAAAGDRRVDEEPEAASAVVALCEGLPLALRTVARRLTEGPHWSMARLARLLRDERYRLAETGLRPRLTASYRRLGPAAPLFRRLGGSRSEPITAETAATLTGLPPEDTVRALDRLVAAQLAEPTGPGHYRIGELVRLYAAELAAVEPPPGQTGAAASSR; from the coding sequence TTGGAGCTGACGTTCCGGATTCTCGGCCCGGTCCGGGTCTGCCGCGACGGTGGGCCGCTGCGCCTGCCCCCGGGGCGCCCCACCGCCATGCTGGTCACCCTGCTGCTGCACGCCGGCGTCGCGGTGCCGGTCGAGCGGCTGCGCGAGGAGCTCTGGGCCGGGCCCGCCCCCGCGTCGGCGGTGGCGAACCTGCGCAGCCACGCCAGTCAGCTGCGCCACCTGCTCGCCGCGCCCGACGAGCCGGCCCGACTGCACGCCCAGCACGGTGGCTACCGGCTCCGGGTGGGCCCCGGTGAACTGGACGCGGCCGAGTTCGAGCGGCTGGCCGCCGAGGGCCACGCGGCCCGGGCCGCCGGTCAGCCGGCCGTCGCGGCGCCGCTGCTGGCACGGGCACTGGCCCTCTGGTCGGCAGCGGACCCGCCACCGGCGTACGGGCCGGCGACCGCCACCGCGTTCGACCGGCTGCGCGAGCGCCGCACCGCCGCCCGGGAGGCGTACGCCGCCTGCCGGCTCGACCTCGGCGACCGGGGCAGTCCGGAACTGCTGGCCCTGCTGCACGGGCACCTGGCGGAGAACCCGCTGCGGGAGCCCGGTTGGGCACTGCTGATGACCGCCCAGTCCCGGGCCGGAGACCCGGCCGCCGCCCTGGAGACGTACCGGGCCGCGTCCCGGGCCCTCGCCAGGGAACTGGGGATCGCCCCCGGCCCCGAGCTGACCGGGTTGTACCGCGCCCTCCCGCGACGCGATCTCCGCCCACAGCCGTCCGCGGGCCGACCGGCCGTGCACGCCCGGGACCGCCCCGCCCGGGTCCGGCCCGTGCTGGTGCCGCACGAGCTCCCCTGCGCCGCCGCGCCCTTCGTCGGCCGGCGCGCCGAGCTGACCCGGCTGCGCACCGCGCTGACCGGTGCCCGGGAGTACCCGGTGACCGTTACCGCGTACGGCATGGCCGGCGTCGGAAAGTCGGCGCTCGGGCTGCGCGCGGCGGTCGCGGTGCTGGAGGCCTTCCCCGACGGCCAGCTCCACCTCGACCTGGGCGGATCGGTGGCCGGCACCCCGCTTCCACCGGCCGAGGTGGCGGCCCGGGTGCTCCGGTCGTTCCGGGACGCCGCCGGCGAGCCGGAGCCGGTCGGTCTCGCCGAGGCACGGGCCCGGGTACGGTCGTTGCTGTTCGGCCGGCGGGTGCTGTTGGTGCTCGACAACGCCGCCGACCCGGCGCAGGTCGACGGCCTGCTCCCGGCACGGGGCGGCTGCGCGCTGCTGGTGACCAGCCGCTGCCCGGTGCCCGACGGGGACACCCGGCCGCTGCGGGTGGACCCGTTGCCGCCCGGCGACGGGCTGGCCCTGCTGCGGGCCGCCGCCGGGGACCGCCGGGTGGACGAGGAGCCGGAGGCGGCCTCGGCGGTCGTCGCGCTCTGCGAGGGTCTGCCGCTGGCGCTGCGCACCGTGGCCCGCCGGCTGACCGAGGGGCCGCACTGGTCGATGGCGCGGCTGGCCCGGCTGCTGCGCGACGAGCGCTACCGGCTCGCGGAGACCGGACTGCGACCCCGGCTGACCGCGAGCTACCGCCGGCTCGGCCCGGCCGCGCCGCTGTTCCGCCGGCTGGGCGGCAGCAGGAGCGAGCCGATCACCGCCGAGACGGCCGCCACGCTGACCGGCCTGCCGCCGGAGGACACCGTGCGGGCGCTGGACCGGCTGGTGGCGGCGCAGCTCGCCGAGCCCACCGGGCCGGGCCACTACCGCATCGGCGAGCTGGTCCGCCTCTACGCCGCCGAGCTGGCCGCCGTCGAGCCACCACCCGGTCAGACCGGCGCGGCAGCGTCCTCCCGGTAA